The genomic interval GAATTCGTTTGCGCGTCGAGAGCCTGCAGTGTGCGGGGTGGGTGGGATGGAACCGGGCGGCGCGCCCGTTGTGGTCAGGGTTCCGGGGTGGGACGCCCCCTCGGGGTGAGGGCCAGGGTGCTCGCGATGATCACCAGGGAACCAAGGATGGTGCCGGCGTCGGGGATCTCGGCGAAGAAGAGGACGCCCCACATCGCCGCGAAGACGATCTGCAGGTAGGCCGTGGCCGTCGCGGTGCCGGCGCGCTCCAGCCGCAGCCCATGGGTGATGGCGATCTGCCCCAGCTGCGTGCTCACCCCGATGGCCAGCAGCACGAGCCACTGCATGGATGTAGGCCAGATCCAGTGCTGCAGGGCAACGGGGATGGAACCGATGATGGAAACCAGCGAGAAGTAGCCGACGATGACGGCCGGGTGTTCCGTCGCTCCCAGCTTGCGTACCGTGATGTACGCCGTAGCGCTGCACATCGCTCCGAGCAGGCCGATGACGACGGAAATGGGGGGCAGCGCGTGCGGCGACCCGCTGAACAGGAACGACGGCTGGGTGACCAGCAGCACGCCCACGATGCTTCCCAACACCGAAAGCACCTCGCGCCGCCGAAGCTTCTCGCCCAGCAGGGGAACCGCCAGGAGCCCCGCGTACACGGGATTCGTGTACTGGATGACGGTCGCGTCGGCGATGGGCAGATTCGTCAGCGTGTGGTAGAAGCACGAGAGCGCCAGAAACCCTGCGATCCCGCGAAACACCAGCGTTTTGCGCTGGGTTCCCCAAGGCGACACGCGCGCGTGGTAAACGCCCCAGGCGCTCAGGGTGGCGGTGACGATCGAGCGGGCCAGCACCAGTTCCTGGCTCGGCAGGGCTTGGCCGACGTGCTTCACCAGCAGGCTCATCACGCTGAAGAAGAACGCGCCCGCCGCCATGTAGCGCATCCCCGGCGTCAGCCATCGGCCGCGGGCGTTGGGCGGGCCGGTGTGGACGGCCGCGATGCCGCCCTCCAGTTCGGGCGTCGCCTCGACGGCGTCGGCGTCGTGGCGCTCAGACATCGGTGATGGCACTGCGTTCGGCACGGGCTCGGCGATCAGGTGAACCGTTCAGCGCGCCCAACATATCGCCTCACGCCGATCCCGACGAGGCGCCGCAGAACCAGACGGCGTTGCGCCGGCTCAGCTGGAACCCTCACCCGTCCTCGCCTATGCTCGTCCACCCTCTCCCACGAACAGCGCGGGAGAGGGGATACACTTCTGTTTTCCGGTGCGGCCTCGGCCCTGCTGGGGCGACTGAAGTCGCGGCAACCACGGCCCAAAATCCGCCTTCGCGGACTGCACGCGCAGTCGTGTGCGCAGGGCCGGCGGAAGCGCAGTTCAGGTCTCCCCCTCCCCTGCGAAGCGCCTGCGAAGCGGGGGCAGGGGGTCGGCGGGAGGGGGCTCCCGAGGCATGCGCCGAACCGCGTCGAACCAGCCCGGCGCGGCGGCGGTTACCGATGTGCGGTCCTCAGCCTTTGTCCCGGCGGTTGAAACCGCAGCTGGAAAATCACAAAGTCCGCCTTCGCGGACTGCACGCGAAGCCGAGTGCGCAGGGCCGGCGGAAGCGCAGTTCAGGTCTCCCCCTCCCCTGCGCAGCGGGGGACGGGGGCCGGGGGGAGGGGGCTCCCGCGGCATGCGACGAACCCCGTCGAACCTCGATCGACCTCTATCTACTCCCGCACTCCCGCACTCCCGCACTAACGCACTAACGCACTCCCGCACTTCCCTACCACTCGAACACGCTCAACAAGCTCGAGTAATCATCCGTCCACGGCGGCACGCGGCGGTCCGTGAGCGGCTTCCAGCGACGGTCCGCCGCGACGATCACCAGGTCTTCCTCCGTGCGCGCCACCGTGATCCACGTGGCGATGGACTCGTACCGCTTCCGCTTTCCATCCGGCCCGCTGCTCACCCGCGCGGCCAGCCCCCGCTCGCGCACCAGCGCCGCCACCACCGGCTCAAGATCCAGGTAGCGGTTGCTGATGTGGATGGCGATCACCCCGCCCGGCGCCAGGCGGTCCAGGTACGTGCCCATCGCCTCGCGCGTCAGCAGGTGCACGGGAATGGCATCGCTGCTGAACGCGTCCAGCACGATCATGTCGTACTTCGGCTCGCTCGCGCGCGCCAGCGACAGGCGTGCGTCGCCCAGCTCGATGCGCGTCTTCGCCGGCGAGTCCGGCAGGTAGGTGAAGTAGCGGCGGTCCGTGGCCATCCGTACCACGTGCGGATCGATCTCGTAGAACGTCCACTCCTCGCCCGCCCTGGCGTACGCCGCGGTGGTGCCCGTCCCCAGCCCCACGACCGCCACCTTCCGCCGCCCCGCACGCGGAGCCGTGGCGGCAAAGATCTGCCCCACCGGCCCGTGCGGCAGGTAGTAGGTGATGGGGTCGCGCGGATTCCTGAGGCTCTGCGCGCCGTGCAGCGTGGAGCCGTGCCGCAGCACGTGAAAGCGCTCGATGATGCCGAACTCCACCACCTTGAAGCGCCCGTAGAAGGAGCGCTCCGCCAGCAGCACCCCCGGCTCGCGGATGGCCTTCACCGTGGAGTACATCATCACCGTGCCCAGGCACAGCGCCAGCCAGAGCGGCGTGCGGGCCAGCGCCAGCGTCAGCAGCAGCATCAGCGCCGCGGCGGAGGCCATCAGCAGGCCGGGGTTCATGTCCTTGGAGTTGGCGCCGATGTACAGCAGCGCGGCCGTAACCGCCACCGTGCGCACCGCCATCATCGCCTGTCCCCTCCACCCCCGCCGCTCCTGCGGCCAGGGGCGCGCCAGGCACGCCAGGCCGATGGAAAGCGCGTACTCGTAGACGTTGTTGAACACGACGGGGGCGACCAGCACGTTGAAGATGCCCCCCAGCACCCCGCCCACCGAGATCCACAGGTAGAACTCCGTGAGGTGCCGCACGGCCGGCCGGCGGCGCGCCAGCTCGCCGTGGCACACCATCCCCGTGACGAACAGCCCCGCCAGGTGCACCGGGATGGCGGCGACGGCTTCTTCCACGAAACCGCTGAGCAGCAGCAGCACCACCACCATCAGCACGGGCGGCTGAAGCCACAGCATGTGCTCGTGCGGCAGCGGCGGCCTCCGTGCGAACGCCAGCGTGAAGGTCAGCAGGTACAGGGCGAGGGGCAGCACCCACAGCAGGGGCACCGGGCTGAGGTCGGTGGTGATGTACGTGGTCAGCGCCAGCAGCATGGCGGACGGCACGAACGCCAGGAACGTCCAGATCCCCCGTTCGCGCCACGGGACGGACGTGCGTGAGTGCGACAGTGCGGGAGCGTCGGCCGGGACCGCGTCGGCACGTTCGGCCGATGGCGGGACGGGGCGCCACACCCAGGCGGCCGCGCCGGCGATCAGCAGGGCGAGGGCGCCGAAGCCCATGGCCCACGCCGCGCTCTGCCCCGCCAGGCGCATCCGCGGCTCCATCAGCGCGGGGTACGCGAACAGCGACAGCATGCTCCCCAGGTTGCTGGCCGCGTACAGCGGATAGGGATCGGCCGCGTTCCGGTGGCCGCTGTGCGCGAACCAGCGCTGGAGCAGCGGCCCCGTGCCCGCCAGCACGAAGAAGGGCGGGCCCACGGTGAGCAGCATGGTCCCCAGCAGCCAGGGGATGGGCGCGTCGCTCCCCTCCGGCGAGCGCCCCGCCACGCTGATGGGGAGCAGCAGCGCCGTTACCGCCAGCAGCCCCACGTGCAACCCCACCTGGGCGCGCACCCCCAGCTTCTGCGTGCTCAGGTGCGCGTACAGGTACCCGCCCAGCAGCGCGGCCTGAAAGAACAGCATGCAGGTGTTCCACACCGCGGGCGAGCCGCCCAGCAGGGGAAGCACCATCTTGCCGAACATGGGCTGCACCAGGAACAGCAGGAACGCGCTGAGGAACACCGAGGCGGTGAACGTTCCCACCAGCGCGAACGACCGCGCCCGCACCGGCAGGGGAACCGGCGGCGGGGGCGGGGGCATGATGGAGAACGGCCTGGACGCGGGGGCGGGTTGGGTGCTCAATTCGGTGGGGCCGTGGGGGTGAACCGGGCGATTCGGGGTATCATCGTCGGGGGGCGCCGGTTGCGTCAAGCGCACGCCGCGCCCCGCCGGGTGGAAATCCCCGGAAGGGGTGCGCATTTTGCGCCGTCACGACCGTGCAACAGGTCTCCATCGCCATACCCAGAGGTGCAGTGACGGCTCCAGAGCGCCCGCCGCGGGCTGCCCCATCCACCGAAGACGCGCTCAAGGAGACCGAGCGGGCCTTCCGGACCGTGCTCGACAACCTCCCCGGCTTCGCGTACCGCTGCCGCAACGAGCCCACCTGGCCCACGGAGCTGCTCAGCGAGGGCTTCGAGGCGCTGACCGGGTATCCGCCGTCGGACCTGCTGGAGGAGCGGGTCACCTACGCCAGCCTGATCCACCCCGACGACCGCGACCGGGTGTGGGCCGACGTGCAGGAAGGCCTGGCCGCACGCCGGCGATTCCAGTCCACCTATCGCATGCTTACGCGGGGCGGCGAGAAGTGGGTGTGGGAGCAGGGCCAGGGCATCTGGTCGGCCGACGGGGCGCTGGTCGCGCTCGAGGGGCTGGTGCTGGACGTCAGCGCGCAGAAGGCCGCCGAGATGGAGGTGCGGAACGCGGAAGAGCGCTTCCGCCTGCTCACCGAGCACTCGTGGGACATCGTCCACGTGCAGGATGCGGAACGCGTCATCCAGTACATCAGCCCCTCGGTGGAGCGGATGCTGGGCTATACGCCCGACGAGATGGTGGGCCGGCGCGGGGCCCTGTTCGTTCATCCCGAGGACCAGGACTTCGTCCGCCGCATCTACGCGGGCGAGATGCGGGAGCCCGGCGCCACCGCGCGCACCGAGTTCCGGCTGGGGCACAAGGACGGATCGTGGCGCACGGTGGAGGTGTTCTCGCGCAACACGGCCGGGCCCGGGCAGCCTCCGTACGTGCTCACCTACACGCGCGACGTCACCGAGCAGCGGCGGATGGAGGCCGAGCTGCGGCAGCTGGCGCTGTACGACGCCCTGACGGGGCTGCCCAACCGCACCCTGCTGCTGGACCGGCTGGGGCATGCCCTGGCGCGGACCGAGGAGGCCGGCGACGCCGTGTGCGCGCTGCTGTTCCTGGACCTGGACCGCTTCAAGCGCGTGAACGACAGCCTGGGGCACGCCGCGGGCGACCGGCTGCTGCAGGAGGTGGCGCGCCGCATCCAGGCCGTTGCCCGGCCGGAAGACACCCCGGCCCGGCTGGGGGGCGACGAGTTCGCGCTGCTGGTGCAATCGGCGCGCAGCGAGGGACAGGTGATGGGCATCGCCTCGCGGCTGCAGGCCGCCATCTCCACGCCCGCCACCGTGGACGGCGCCGAGATCACCCCCAGCGCCAGCATGGGCGTGGCGCTGCTGCACGAGGGATACGCGGGGCCAGACGAGGTGCTGCGCGACGCCGACATCGCCATGTACAGCACCAAGGCGCGCGGACGCGGCGGGTTCGCCATCTTCTCGCCCACCATGCACGCCGACGCGATGGGGCTGCTGGAAACGGAGAACGCCCTCCGCCGGGCGCTGGACCGGTACGAGTTCCGCACCTTCTACCAGCCCATCGTGTCTGCCGAGAACGAAGCGCTGGTGGGATGGGAGGCCCTGGTGCGCTGGCAGCACCCGGAGCGCGGGCTGCTGGGTCCCGCGGCGTTCCTGCCCATTGCCGAAGACAGCGGGCTGATGATCCAGATCGACCGCTGGGTGATGGGCGACGCGCTGCGGCAGCTTTGCCTGTGGCGCGAGCGCTTTCCGGAGCTGTTCGTGAGCGTGAACGTGTCGGGGAGCGACTTCGACCACCCGGGGATGGTGGAACAGGTGCAGTCGGCACTCAGCGAGGCCTGCGTGCCCGCCGGAGCGCTGCGGCTGGAGGTGACGGAGAGCGTGCTGATCGACAACGTGGCGGCCGACTCGGCGCTGCGGCAGGTAAAGGCGCTGGGGGTGCGGGTGGACCTTGACGACTTCGGCACGGGCTACTCCAGCCTCAGCTACCTGTCGCGCTTTGCCGTGGACGCGCTGAAGATCGACCGCTCGTTCGTGGCGTCGCTGCGCGAGCGGCCCGAGAGCCGGGCCATCGTGGGCGCCATCGTGTCGCTGGCCGGCAGCCTGGGGCTGGAGGGCACGACCGCGGAGGGGATCGAGTCGCGCGAGCAGGCCGACGACCTGCGCGCCGCCGGCTGCACCCACCTGCAGGGCTACGCCTTTTCGCCCCCGCTCCCCGCCGCCGAAGCCGAGGCGTGGATGATGTCGCACGCAGAGGCGCTACCAGGATGAACCGAGAGTTCGCGGTGGTCATCGAGCGTGACAAGGAGGGATGCTACGTGGCCTCCGTGCCGGCGCTGCGCGGCTGTCACACGCAAGCCAGGTCACTGGACGACTTGATGGCGCGTGTGAAGGAGGCCGTCGGATTGTGCTTGGAGGTAGATGGTGGAGAAGCTGAGCCGATGACGTTCGTAGGCGTTCAGCGCATCTCGATCGGGGCCTGACCCGCCCCTGGCTGCTCGGCCACGATGATCCGTCCGGCCTCCGCCAGGTCTATGACCACGTGGTCAGGCCTGAGATCCGAATCCGCATCCGCTTGGCCGCCGACCAGGATGGTGCGGCAGCCCGCAAACCGGCCTGCTTCGACGTCGGCGGGGGTGTCGCCAACCATCCAGGAGCGGGCGAGGT from Longimicrobium sp. carries:
- a CDS encoding DMT family transporter — protein: MSERHDADAVEATPELEGGIAAVHTGPPNARGRWLTPGMRYMAAGAFFFSVMSLLVKHVGQALPSQELVLARSIVTATLSAWGVYHARVSPWGTQRKTLVFRGIAGFLALSCFYHTLTNLPIADATVIQYTNPVYAGLLAVPLLGEKLRRREVLSVLGSIVGVLLVTQPSFLFSGSPHALPPISVVIGLLGAMCSATAYITVRKLGATEHPAVIVGYFSLVSIIGSIPVALQHWIWPTSMQWLVLLAIGVSTQLGQIAITHGLRLERAGTATATAYLQIVFAAMWGVLFFAEIPDAGTILGSLVIIASTLALTPRGRPTPEP
- a CDS encoding fused MFS/spermidine synthase — its product is MSTQPAPASRPFSIMPPPPPPVPLPVRARSFALVGTFTASVFLSAFLLFLVQPMFGKMVLPLLGGSPAVWNTCMLFFQAALLGGYLYAHLSTQKLGVRAQVGLHVGLLAVTALLLPISVAGRSPEGSDAPIPWLLGTMLLTVGPPFFVLAGTGPLLQRWFAHSGHRNAADPYPLYAASNLGSMLSLFAYPALMEPRMRLAGQSAAWAMGFGALALLIAGAAAWVWRPVPPSAERADAVPADAPALSHSRTSVPWRERGIWTFLAFVPSAMLLALTTYITTDLSPVPLLWVLPLALYLLTFTLAFARRPPLPHEHMLWLQPPVLMVVVLLLLSGFVEEAVAAIPVHLAGLFVTGMVCHGELARRRPAVRHLTEFYLWISVGGVLGGIFNVLVAPVVFNNVYEYALSIGLACLARPWPQERRGWRGQAMMAVRTVAVTAALLYIGANSKDMNPGLLMASAAALMLLLTLALARTPLWLALCLGTVMMYSTVKAIREPGVLLAERSFYGRFKVVEFGIIERFHVLRHGSTLHGAQSLRNPRDPITYYLPHGPVGQIFAATAPRAGRRKVAVVGLGTGTTAAYARAGEEWTFYEIDPHVVRMATDRRYFTYLPDSPAKTRIELGDARLSLARASEPKYDMIVLDAFSSDAIPVHLLTREAMGTYLDRLAPGGVIAIHISNRYLDLEPVVAALVRERGLAARVSSGPDGKRKRYESIATWITVARTEEDLVIVAADRRWKPLTDRRVPPWTDDYSSLLSVFEW
- a CDS encoding putative bifunctional diguanylate cyclase/phosphodiesterase, translating into MTAPERPPRAAPSTEDALKETERAFRTVLDNLPGFAYRCRNEPTWPTELLSEGFEALTGYPPSDLLEERVTYASLIHPDDRDRVWADVQEGLAARRRFQSTYRMLTRGGEKWVWEQGQGIWSADGALVALEGLVLDVSAQKAAEMEVRNAEERFRLLTEHSWDIVHVQDAERVIQYISPSVERMLGYTPDEMVGRRGALFVHPEDQDFVRRIYAGEMREPGATARTEFRLGHKDGSWRTVEVFSRNTAGPGQPPYVLTYTRDVTEQRRMEAELRQLALYDALTGLPNRTLLLDRLGHALARTEEAGDAVCALLFLDLDRFKRVNDSLGHAAGDRLLQEVARRIQAVARPEDTPARLGGDEFALLVQSARSEGQVMGIASRLQAAISTPATVDGAEITPSASMGVALLHEGYAGPDEVLRDADIAMYSTKARGRGGFAIFSPTMHADAMGLLETENALRRALDRYEFRTFYQPIVSAENEALVGWEALVRWQHPERGLLGPAAFLPIAEDSGLMIQIDRWVMGDALRQLCLWRERFPELFVSVNVSGSDFDHPGMVEQVQSALSEACVPAGALRLEVTESVLIDNVAADSALRQVKALGVRVDLDDFGTGYSSLSYLSRFAVDALKIDRSFVASLRERPESRAIVGAIVSLAGSLGLEGTTAEGIESREQADDLRAAGCTHLQGYAFSPPLPAAEAEAWMMSHAEALPG
- a CDS encoding type II toxin-antitoxin system HicB family antitoxin; amino-acid sequence: MNREFAVVIERDKEGCYVASVPALRGCHTQARSLDDLMARVKEAVGLCLEVDGGEAEPMTFVGVQRISIGA